In Neorhizobium sp. NCHU2750, a single genomic region encodes these proteins:
- the arfB gene encoding alternative ribosome rescue aminoacyl-tRNA hydrolase ArfB, translating into MASNPLIINSRITIAAWELTEQFVLAGGPGGQNVNKVSTAVQLFFDLANSPSLPERVKANALKLAGKRVSKEGVLMIEASRSRSQERNREEAREKLKELILEAAKPPPPVRKATKPTKGSVERRLKAKSGRSDVKKMRGKPTGD; encoded by the coding sequence ATGGCCAGCAACCCGCTCATCATCAACAGCCGCATCACCATCGCTGCATGGGAACTGACCGAGCAGTTCGTGCTGGCGGGCGGCCCTGGCGGCCAAAACGTCAACAAGGTCTCGACTGCCGTCCAGCTGTTCTTCGACCTCGCAAACTCTCCCTCGCTGCCCGAGCGCGTCAAGGCAAATGCCTTGAAGCTTGCCGGAAAACGGGTGTCGAAGGAGGGCGTGCTGATGATAGAGGCCAGCCGCTCCCGCAGCCAGGAGCGCAATCGCGAGGAAGCGCGCGAAAAGCTGAAGGAACTGATCCTCGAAGCTGCCAAGCCGCCGCCGCCGGTTCGCAAGGCAACCAAGCCGACCAAGGGCTCGGTGGAGCGGCGTCTGAAGGCGAAATCCGGCCGCTCCGACGTCAAGAAGATGCGCGGCAAGCCGACTGGCGATTGA
- the coaA gene encoding type I pantothenate kinase, with translation MSSAPKPAEEPEANPIAGYYSPYHRFTADEWARFRADTPLTLTADEISRLRSLDDPINLDEVRRIYLSLSRLLSTHVEASQRLFRQRNRFLSLPDGSKTPFIIGIAGSVAVGKSTTARVLKELMARWPSSPKVDLITTDGFLYPNAVLQREDMMQRKGFPESYDIGQILRFLSAIKAGEPNVKAPRYSHLTYDVLPDDYTLVDRPDILIFEGINVLQSRALPADGKIVPIVSDFFDFSIYIDAAEEHIHHWYVQRFMKLRETAFRDPTSFFKKYAAIDEEAARAVAEGLWENINLKNLRQNILPTRPRADIILGKGRNHFIETVSLRKL, from the coding sequence ATGAGCAGCGCACCGAAGCCCGCCGAAGAGCCGGAAGCAAATCCGATAGCCGGATATTATTCGCCTTATCATCGTTTCACGGCGGATGAGTGGGCGCGGTTTCGGGCCGATACGCCGCTGACCCTGACGGCGGACGAGATCTCGCGCCTGCGCTCGCTGGACGATCCGATTAATCTCGACGAGGTCAGGCGCATCTACCTGTCGCTGTCGCGCCTGCTTTCGACCCATGTGGAGGCGTCCCAGCGGCTGTTCCGCCAGCGCAACAGGTTCCTGAGCCTGCCGGACGGCTCGAAAACGCCCTTCATCATCGGCATTGCCGGATCGGTTGCGGTGGGCAAATCGACGACGGCACGCGTGCTGAAGGAGTTGATGGCCCGCTGGCCTTCGAGCCCCAAGGTCGACCTGATCACCACCGACGGCTTCCTCTATCCCAATGCCGTGCTTCAGCGCGAAGATATGATGCAACGCAAGGGCTTTCCGGAAAGCTACGATATCGGCCAGATCCTGCGCTTCCTCTCGGCGATCAAGGCCGGCGAGCCGAATGTGAAGGCGCCGCGCTACTCGCACCTGACCTATGACGTGCTGCCCGATGACTATACGCTGGTCGACCGCCCGGATATCCTGATCTTCGAAGGCATCAATGTGCTGCAATCGCGGGCATTGCCGGCGGATGGAAAGATCGTACCGATCGTTTCGGACTTCTTCGACTTCTCGATCTATATCGATGCCGCCGAGGAGCATATCCATCACTGGTATGTGCAGCGCTTCATGAAGCTGCGCGAAACCGCCTTCCGCGACCCGACATCCTTCTTCAAGAAATATGCCGCGATCGACGAGGAGGCAGCACGGGCGGTTGCCGAAGGGCTTTGGGAAAACATCAACCTGAAGAACCTGCGGCAAAACATCCTGCCCACCCGCCCCCGCGCCGACATCATCCTCGGCAAGGGCCGCAATCACTTCATCGAGACGGTTTCGCTGAGGAAGCTTTGA
- a CDS encoding alpha-ketoglutarate-dependent dioxygenase AlkB, protein MAALPNGIRHLPSYLDRPAQERLVEAIRKVVSEAPLYVPAMPGTGKPMSVRMTNCGSLGWVTDKQRGYRYQPTHPVTGKPWPAIPAQLIELWESLAGYPKEPQACLVNFYSDDARMGLHQDRDEQDLAAPVLSISLGNTCLFRVGGLDRMDRTGSFKLQSGDIVLLGGQGRLAFHGVDKIYPATSTLLKNGGRINLTLRRVT, encoded by the coding sequence ATGGCAGCCTTGCCGAATGGGATCCGCCACCTGCCATCCTATCTGGACCGGCCGGCGCAGGAACGTCTGGTGGAAGCGATCCGAAAGGTCGTGTCTGAGGCGCCGCTTTACGTTCCCGCCATGCCCGGCACCGGCAAGCCGATGTCTGTCAGGATGACCAACTGCGGGTCGCTGGGATGGGTCACCGACAAGCAGCGCGGTTACCGCTATCAGCCGACGCACCCGGTGACCGGTAAGCCATGGCCCGCCATTCCGGCGCAACTGATCGAACTATGGGAAAGTCTGGCCGGCTATCCGAAGGAGCCGCAAGCCTGCCTGGTGAATTTCTATTCCGACGACGCAAGGATGGGCCTGCATCAGGACAGGGACGAGCAGGACCTTGCCGCCCCCGTCCTCTCCATCTCTCTCGGCAACACCTGCCTCTTCCGCGTCGGCGGCCTCGATCGCATGGACAGGACAGGCTCCTTCAAGCTGCAGAGCGGCGATATCGTGCTGCTTGGCGGTCAGGGAAGGCTCGCCTTCCACGGCGTCGACAAGATCTATCCCGCCACCTCCACGCTCCTGAAGAATGGCGGCCGGATCAATCTGACGTTAAGACGGGTCACTTAA
- the hisB gene encoding imidazoleglycerol-phosphate dehydratase HisB has translation MGETTAARVGSVSRKTNETSVSVTVNLDGTGTAKISTGVGFFDHMLDQLSRHSLIDMEIDVKGDLHIDDHHTVEDTGIAIGQAISKALGDRRGITRYASLDLAMDETMTKAAIDVSGRPFLVWNVAFSAPKIGTFDTELVREFFQALAQNAGITLHILNHYGANNHHIAETCFKSVARVLRTATEIDPRQANRVPSTKGTLA, from the coding sequence ATGGGCGAAACCACAGCCGCACGCGTGGGAAGCGTTTCCCGCAAGACCAACGAGACTTCCGTCTCGGTCACCGTCAATCTCGACGGTACCGGCACGGCGAAGATTTCGACGGGCGTCGGCTTTTTCGACCATATGCTCGACCAGCTTTCGCGACATTCGCTGATCGACATGGAGATCGACGTGAAGGGCGACCTGCATATCGATGATCATCATACGGTCGAGGATACCGGGATTGCGATCGGCCAGGCGATTTCCAAGGCGCTCGGCGACCGGCGCGGTATCACCCGTTATGCCTCGCTGGATCTCGCCATGGACGAGACGATGACCAAGGCTGCGATCGACGTTTCGGGCCGGCCCTTCCTGGTCTGGAACGTGGCGTTCTCGGCTCCGAAGATCGGCACGTTCGACACCGAACTGGTGCGCGAATTCTTCCAGGCGCTGGCGCAGAATGCCGGGATCACCCTGCATATTCTCAACCATTACGGCGCCAACAATCATCATATCGCCGAGACCTGCTTCAAATCCGTGGCGCGCGTGCTGCGCACCGCGACAGAAATCGATCCGCGACAGGCCAACCGCGTTCCCTCCACCAAGGGAACGCTTGCCTGA
- a CDS encoding phosphoenolpyruvate carboxykinase: protein MEQLGLYNPANGLAAIGLDQVSRVSYNLSEVELYEEAIRRGEADLTADGALRAVTGQHTGRSPKDKFVVRDAATEDKIWWDNNKPMSPEHFALLKADMLAHAAGRELYVQDLVGGADEANALPTRVITEYAWHALFIRNLLIRPKRDTLSTFQQKLTIINLPSFKADPERHGCRTETVIACDLEAGLVLIGGTSYAGENKKSVFTALNYLLPAKGVMPMHCSANVGKDGDTAVFFGLSGTGKTTLSADPARTLIGDDEHGWGETGVFNFEGGCYAKAIKLSAEAEPEIYAATRRFGTVLENVVLDENRVPDFDDNSLTENTRSAYPLHFIPNASETGLAPHPKTIIMLTADAFGVMPPIAKLTPEQAMYHFLSGYTAKVAGTEKGVTEPEATFSTCFGAPFMPRHPAEYGNLLKDLIARHGVDCWLVNTGWTGGAYGTGRRMPIKATRALLTSALNGSLKNAEFRTDANFGFAVPVSVDGVETAILDPRSTWADGLAYDNQAAKLVSMFIKNFEKFEAHVDSKVKDAAPGLLIAAE, encoded by the coding sequence ATGGAGCAGCTTGGACTTTACAATCCGGCAAACGGACTGGCGGCGATCGGCCTGGATCAGGTTTCCCGGGTCAGCTACAACCTCTCCGAGGTCGAGCTTTACGAAGAGGCAATTCGTCGGGGCGAGGCGGATCTGACGGCCGACGGCGCGCTGCGCGCGGTCACCGGCCAGCATACCGGCCGGTCGCCGAAGGATAAGTTCGTCGTGCGCGACGCTGCCACCGAAGACAAGATCTGGTGGGATAACAACAAGCCCATGTCGCCGGAACATTTCGCGCTGCTGAAGGCCGACATGCTGGCCCATGCCGCGGGCAGGGAGCTTTACGTGCAGGATCTCGTCGGCGGAGCCGATGAAGCCAACGCCCTGCCGACCCGCGTCATTACCGAATATGCCTGGCATGCCCTGTTCATCCGCAATCTCCTGATCCGGCCGAAGCGCGACACGCTATCGACCTTCCAGCAGAAGCTCACGATCATCAACTTGCCGAGCTTCAAAGCCGATCCCGAGCGCCATGGTTGCCGGACCGAAACCGTCATCGCCTGCGATCTCGAAGCCGGCCTCGTGCTGATCGGCGGCACTTCCTATGCCGGCGAGAACAAGAAGTCGGTCTTCACCGCCCTCAACTATCTTCTGCCCGCCAAGGGCGTCATGCCGATGCATTGCTCGGCAAATGTCGGCAAGGATGGCGATACCGCCGTCTTCTTCGGCCTGTCCGGCACCGGCAAGACGACGCTATCGGCCGACCCGGCTCGTACCCTTATCGGCGATGACGAGCATGGCTGGGGCGAAACCGGTGTCTTCAACTTCGAAGGTGGCTGCTATGCCAAGGCGATCAAGCTCTCGGCCGAAGCCGAGCCGGAAATCTATGCCGCGACCCGTCGTTTCGGCACGGTCTTGGAAAACGTCGTGCTCGACGAAAACCGCGTGCCGGATTTCGACGACAACTCGCTGACGGAAAACACCCGCAGCGCCTACCCGCTGCATTTCATCCCGAACGCATCGGAAACCGGTCTCGCACCGCACCCGAAGACGATCATCATGCTGACTGCGGATGCTTTCGGCGTCATGCCGCCGATCGCCAAGCTGACGCCGGAACAGGCGATGTACCACTTCCTCTCCGGCTACACCGCCAAGGTTGCCGGCACCGAAAAGGGCGTGACGGAGCCGGAAGCCACCTTCTCCACCTGCTTCGGCGCCCCCTTCATGCCGCGCCATCCGGCCGAATACGGCAACCTGCTGAAGGACCTGATCGCCAGGCACGGCGTCGATTGCTGGCTGGTCAATACCGGCTGGACCGGCGGCGCCTATGGCACCGGCCGCCGCATGCCGATCAAGGCCACCCGTGCCCTGCTGACCTCTGCCTTGAACGGCAGCCTGAAGAATGCCGAGTTCCGCACCGATGCCAATTTCGGCTTCGCGGTTCCGGTCTCTGTTGACGGTGTCGAAACCGCGATCCTCGATCCGCGTTCGACCTGGGCCGATGGTCTGGCCTACGATAACCAGGCCGCCAAGCTCGTTTCGATGTTCATCAAGAACTTCGAGAAGTTCGAGGCCCATGTCGACAGCAAGGTGAAGGACGCTGCGCCTGGATTGCTGATCGCGGCTGAATAA
- a CDS encoding phosphoribosyl-ATP diphosphatase: MSEFTLKDLEQIVATRAKASPDESWTAKLAAAGQTKAAKKLGEEAVETVIAALAQDRKELTSESADLLYHLLVVLNIASIPLQDVLDELQRRTNQSGLQEKASRPKS, encoded by the coding sequence TTGAGCGAATTCACTCTTAAGGATCTGGAGCAGATCGTTGCAACCCGTGCAAAGGCCTCGCCCGACGAATCCTGGACGGCCAAGCTTGCCGCGGCAGGACAGACCAAGGCTGCCAAGAAACTTGGCGAGGAAGCCGTCGAAACGGTGATCGCAGCCCTGGCGCAGGACAGAAAAGAGCTGACGTCGGAAAGCGCTGACCTGCTCTATCACCTGTTAGTCGTATTGAATATTGCCAGCATTCCACTACAGGATGTGCTGGACGAACTTCAACGCAGGACGAACCAATCCGGCCTGCAGGAAAAGGCGAGCCGGCCAAAATCATGA
- a CDS encoding DUF2628 domain-containing protein, whose product MRSYLVLIPPGGAEKDHRSTLILPDGFSWTALLFPWIWLIWHRLWVAGLVIFLLQAASGVLLGISGLWLAGTLLGIATSLLVALEGRNHYGNSLIRRGWTLEDIITTVDRQTAEEIYFSSLPEPTASPLPSPADWAKNTTQPPAATGWQGPALGLFDHGGR is encoded by the coding sequence TTGAGAAGCTATCTCGTTCTGATACCGCCGGGTGGAGCCGAAAAGGACCACCGATCCACGCTCATCCTGCCCGACGGGTTTTCGTGGACTGCCCTTCTGTTTCCATGGATCTGGTTGATCTGGCATCGGCTGTGGGTGGCCGGCCTCGTGATCTTCCTGCTGCAGGCGGCGAGCGGCGTGCTGCTCGGCATATCCGGCCTGTGGCTGGCAGGAACGCTGCTCGGCATCGCAACCAGTCTTCTTGTTGCACTCGAAGGCCGCAACCATTACGGCAACTCCCTCATTCGCCGCGGCTGGACACTCGAGGACATCATCACCACCGTCGACCGGCAGACGGCCGAGGAAATCTATTTCTCCAGCCTGCCCGAGCCGACCGCCTCGCCGCTGCCATCCCCGGCCGACTGGGCGAAAAACACAACACAGCCGCCGGCCGCGACCGGTTGGCAGGGTCCGGCTCTCGGACTTTTCGATCACGGAGGACGCTGA
- the hslU gene encoding ATP-dependent protease ATPase subunit HslU, translating to MTNFSPREIVSELDRHIIGQHDAKRAVAIALRNRWRRHQLDESLRDEVMPKNILMIGPTGVGKTEISRRLAKLAGAPFIKVEATKFTEVGYVGRDVEQIIRDLVEIGIGLVREKKRSEVEAKAHQSAEERVLDALVGSTASPATRDSFRKKLRAGELDDKEIEIEVADSGSGMPGGFEIPGMPGANIGVLNLSDMFGKAMGGRTKKVKTTVSKSYGELIRDESDKLIDNEVIQREAVRAVENDGIVFLDEIDKIAARNGAMGAGVSREGVQRDLLPLVEGTTVSTKYGPVKTDHILFIASGAFHVAKPSDLLPELQGRLPIRVELRPLTKEDFRRILTETEASLIRQYKALMGTEDLSLEFTEDAIDALADVAVHLNSTVENIGARRLQTVMERVLDEISFTAPDQGGTWITIDADYVRRHVGDLAADTDLSRYIL from the coding sequence ATGACCAATTTTTCTCCAAGAGAAATCGTTTCCGAACTCGATCGCCACATTATCGGCCAGCATGATGCCAAGCGGGCTGTGGCGATCGCGCTGCGCAACCGCTGGCGCCGCCATCAGCTCGACGAGAGCCTGCGCGACGAAGTGATGCCGAAGAACATCCTGATGATCGGCCCGACCGGCGTCGGTAAGACGGAAATCTCCCGTCGCCTCGCCAAGCTCGCTGGCGCTCCCTTCATCAAGGTCGAAGCCACCAAGTTCACCGAGGTCGGTTATGTCGGCCGCGATGTCGAGCAGATTATCCGCGACCTCGTCGAGATCGGCATCGGCCTAGTGCGCGAAAAGAAGCGCTCCGAGGTTGAGGCCAAGGCGCATCAGAGCGCCGAAGAGCGCGTACTCGACGCGCTGGTCGGCTCGACCGCGTCGCCCGCAACTCGCGACAGCTTCCGCAAGAAGCTCCGTGCCGGCGAGCTGGACGACAAGGAAATCGAGATCGAAGTGGCCGATAGCGGCTCCGGCATGCCCGGCGGTTTCGAAATCCCCGGCATGCCGGGTGCCAATATCGGCGTGCTCAACCTTTCCGACATGTTCGGAAAGGCTATGGGCGGCCGCACGAAGAAGGTGAAGACCACAGTCTCGAAGTCCTATGGCGAACTCATCCGCGATGAGTCCGACAAGTTGATCGACAACGAGGTCATCCAGCGCGAGGCAGTGCGTGCGGTCGAAAACGATGGCATCGTCTTTCTCGACGAGATCGACAAGATCGCCGCTCGCAATGGCGCCATGGGTGCCGGTGTTTCACGTGAAGGCGTCCAGCGCGACCTGCTGCCGCTCGTCGAAGGCACGACGGTTTCGACCAAGTATGGCCCGGTCAAGACGGATCACATCCTCTTCATCGCCTCCGGTGCCTTCCATGTCGCCAAGCCCTCGGATCTTCTGCCGGAACTCCAGGGCCGCCTGCCGATCCGTGTCGAGCTTCGGCCGCTGACCAAGGAGGATTTCCGCCGCATCCTGACGGAAACCGAAGCGAGCCTCATCCGCCAGTACAAGGCGCTGATGGGAACGGAAGATCTGTCGCTGGAATTCACCGAGGATGCCATCGATGCCCTGGCGGACGTTGCAGTCCATCTGAACTCGACGGTCGAGAATATCGGCGCCCGTCGTCTACAGACGGTGATGGAACGTGTGCTGGACGAGATCTCGTTTACCGCACCGGATCAGGGCGGCACGTGGATCACGATCGACGCCGATTATGTCCGCAGGCATGTGGGCGATCTGGCCGCCGATACCGACCTCTCGCGCTACATCCTCTAA
- the hisF gene encoding imidazole glycerol phosphate synthase subunit HisF has product MTLKARVIPCLDVKDGRVVKGVNFVDLIDAGDPVEAAKAYDLAGADELCFLDITASSDNRETIFDVVARTAEHCFMPLTVGGGVRAVADIRKLLLAGADKVSINSAAVNNPDFVAEAADKFGNQCIVVSIDAKKVSAAGEANRWEIFTHGGRTPTGIDAVEFARKMVDRGAGELLVTSMDRDGTKVGYDLELTRTIADMVRVPVIASGGVGNLDDLVAGIAQGHATAVLAASIFHFGTYTVGEAKRYMADHGIAMRLD; this is encoded by the coding sequence ATGACACTCAAAGCCCGCGTCATTCCCTGCCTCGACGTGAAGGACGGCCGCGTCGTCAAGGGCGTCAATTTCGTCGACCTGATCGATGCCGGTGATCCGGTGGAGGCTGCCAAGGCCTATGATCTCGCCGGTGCCGACGAACTCTGCTTCCTCGACATCACCGCCTCTTCCGACAATCGCGAGACGATTTTCGACGTCGTGGCACGCACGGCAGAGCATTGCTTCATGCCGCTCACCGTCGGTGGCGGCGTGCGGGCTGTCGCTGATATCCGCAAGCTGCTGCTGGCCGGAGCCGACAAGGTGTCGATCAACTCGGCGGCGGTGAACAATCCGGATTTCGTCGCGGAAGCCGCCGATAAGTTCGGCAACCAGTGCATCGTCGTGTCGATCGACGCCAAGAAGGTGTCGGCCGCCGGGGAAGCGAACCGGTGGGAGATCTTCACCCATGGCGGGCGCACGCCGACCGGTATCGATGCCGTGGAATTTGCCCGCAAGATGGTGGACCGCGGTGCCGGCGAGCTGCTCGTCACCTCGATGGATCGCGATGGAACCAAGGTCGGCTACGACCTGGAACTGACGCGCACGATCGCCGACATGGTTCGCGTTCCGGTCATCGCCTCGGGTGGCGTCGGCAATCTCGACGACCTCGTCGCCGGCATTGCGCAGGGACATGCCACCGCTGTTCTTGCCGCATCGATTTTCCATTTCGGCACCTATACGGTCGGCGAAGCCAAGCGCTATATGGCCGACCACGGCATTGCCATGCGGCTGGACTGA
- the hisH gene encoding imidazole glycerol phosphate synthase subunit HisH: MRVAIIDYGSGNLRSATKAFERAAREAGIEASIELTDRPEVVAAADRVVLPGVGAYADCRAGLDAVSGMHEALVETVENKARPFLGICVGMQLMSSHGLEKTVTDGFGWIQGDVKEMTPSDPELKIPQIGWNTLTLSTPHPLFDGIPTGPDGLHAYFVHSYHLAAENPAEVIATTDYGGAMTAFVGRDNMAGSQFHPEKSQKLGLALISNFLRWKP, encoded by the coding sequence ATGCGCGTCGCAATCATCGACTACGGCTCGGGCAATCTGCGCTCGGCCACCAAGGCTTTCGAACGGGCGGCACGTGAGGCCGGCATCGAAGCCTCCATCGAGCTTACCGACAGACCGGAGGTGGTTGCCGCGGCTGACCGCGTCGTGCTGCCGGGCGTCGGCGCCTATGCCGATTGCCGGGCTGGTCTCGATGCCGTTTCCGGCATGCATGAGGCGCTGGTCGAGACCGTCGAAAACAAGGCGCGTCCCTTTCTCGGCATCTGCGTCGGCATGCAGCTGATGTCCTCGCACGGGCTCGAGAAGACGGTGACGGACGGTTTCGGCTGGATCCAAGGCGACGTGAAGGAAATGACGCCGTCGGACCCGGAACTTAAGATCCCGCAGATCGGCTGGAACACGCTGACGCTCAGCACCCCTCACCCGTTGTTTGACGGCATTCCCACCGGACCGGACGGGCTGCATGCCTATTTCGTCCATTCCTACCATCTTGCCGCAGAAAATCCGGCCGAGGTGATCGCCACGACCGATTACGGCGGCGCAATGACGGCCTTTGTCGGACGCGACAACATGGCGGGCTCGCAGTTCCATCCGGAAAAGAGCCAGAAGCTCGGCCTGGCTCTGATTTCCAATTTTCTGCGTTGGAAGCCCTAA
- a CDS encoding DUF1402 family protein, which translates to MKRILIALLLTTAWAVSSSAPVAAMTIVPEGNRNAEQPKIPGASVRRTRAGRTTFDDKYDKVIELLSSDHALIAKIKSTAAAYDIDPVHIIGAIVGEHTYNVDAYDRLQTYYIKAAAYAGERFRFAYDDEGIDQFIARPQFQKCAEYTDSYRLWTCRENVWDKSFRGQKVDGKSFPDNRFSAVFFQPFYAGQTFGLGQLNPLTALMFSDMVAKVSGYPKLDENKAADVYDAIMDPDKSLAYMAATIRRSIDDYKTIADVDISHNPGITATLYNTGGSAERAAALKARGGLPEENYYGWLVNDKIAQLKSLL; encoded by the coding sequence TTGAAACGCATCCTGATCGCATTGCTGTTAACAACCGCCTGGGCGGTGTCGTCCTCGGCCCCCGTGGCTGCCATGACGATCGTGCCGGAAGGCAATCGCAACGCTGAGCAGCCCAAGATCCCGGGTGCCTCCGTTCGTCGCACCCGCGCCGGCCGCACCACGTTTGACGACAAGTATGACAAGGTCATCGAGCTTCTGTCCTCCGACCATGCGCTGATCGCCAAGATCAAATCGACGGCAGCCGCCTATGACATCGATCCGGTCCACATCATCGGCGCGATCGTCGGCGAACATACCTATAATGTCGATGCCTATGACCGGCTGCAGACCTATTACATAAAGGCGGCCGCCTATGCCGGAGAGCGTTTCCGCTTCGCCTATGACGATGAAGGCATCGACCAGTTCATCGCCCGCCCGCAGTTTCAGAAATGCGCCGAATATACCGATTCCTACCGCCTTTGGACCTGTCGCGAAAACGTCTGGGACAAGTCGTTCCGTGGCCAGAAGGTCGATGGCAAGTCATTCCCTGATAATCGCTTCAGCGCCGTCTTCTTCCAGCCGTTCTATGCCGGCCAGACCTTTGGCCTCGGTCAGCTCAATCCGCTGACCGCGCTGATGTTCTCCGACATGGTCGCCAAGGTTTCCGGCTATCCGAAGCTGGATGAAAACAAGGCGGCGGATGTCTATGACGCGATCATGGATCCGGACAAATCGCTTGCCTATATGGCAGCCACGATCCGCCGCTCGATCGATGACTACAAGACGATCGCCGATGTCGATATTTCCCACAATCCCGGCATTACCGCGACGCTCTACAATACCGGTGGCTCGGCCGAACGTGCGGCTGCCCTGAAAGCCCGCGGCGGCCTGCCGGAGGAAAATTATTACGGCTGGCTCGTCAACGATAAGATCGCTCAGTTGAAATCGCTGCTCTAA
- the hisA gene encoding 1-(5-phosphoribosyl)-5-[(5-phosphoribosylamino)methylideneamino]imidazole-4-carboxamide isomerase: protein MILFPAIDLKDGQCVRLKLGDMEQATVYNPDPAAQAKAFEDQGFEWLHVVDLNGAFAGESVNGDAVDAILKATKNPVQLGGGIRTLEHIDSWLSRGLSRVILGTVAVRDPALVIEACKQFPGKVAVGIDAKGGKVAVEGWAEASELGVIELAKKFEGAGVSAIIYTDIDRDGILAGINWASTLDLADAVSIPVIASGGLASLDDIKRMLEPDAARLEGAISGRALYDGRIDPAEALALINAQKGRAA, encoded by the coding sequence ATGATCCTTTTTCCGGCTATCGATCTGAAAGACGGCCAGTGCGTGCGCCTCAAGCTCGGCGACATGGAGCAGGCCACAGTCTACAATCCGGACCCGGCCGCGCAGGCGAAAGCCTTCGAGGACCAGGGCTTCGAATGGCTGCATGTGGTCGACCTCAACGGTGCATTCGCCGGCGAGAGCGTCAATGGCGATGCGGTCGACGCGATCCTGAAGGCCACGAAGAACCCGGTTCAGCTCGGCGGCGGCATCCGCACGCTGGAGCATATCGACAGCTGGCTCAGCCGAGGCCTTTCCCGCGTCATCCTGGGTACCGTCGCCGTGCGCGATCCGGCGCTCGTCATCGAGGCCTGCAAGCAATTTCCAGGCAAGGTCGCTGTCGGCATCGATGCCAAGGGCGGCAAGGTGGCGGTCGAGGGCTGGGCGGAAGCCTCGGAGCTCGGCGTGATCGAACTTGCGAAGAAATTCGAAGGCGCCGGGGTTTCGGCAATCATTTATACGGATATCGACCGTGACGGCATCCTGGCCGGCATCAACTGGGCCTCGACGCTGGATCTCGCCGATGCGGTTTCCATTCCCGTCATCGCGTCCGGCGGGCTGGCCTCACTCGATGACATAAAACGCATGCTGGAGCCGGACGCCGCACGCCTCGAAGGCGCGATTTCCGGTCGGGCACTTTACGATGGTCGCATCGACCCTGCCGAGGCACTGGCGCTGATCAACGCGCAGAAAGGTCGTGCAGCATGA
- the hslV gene encoding ATP-dependent protease subunit HslV: protein MTTIITVRKAGKVVMAGDGQVSLGQTVMKGNARKVRRIGKGGEVIAGFAGATADAFTLLDRLEKKLEQYPGQLMRAAVELAKDWRTDKYLRNLEAMMLVADKTTTLAITGNGDVLEPEHGAIAIGSGGNYAFAAARAMMDSDKSAEEVARQALDIAADICVYTNHNLIVETLDAE, encoded by the coding sequence ATGACAACAATTATTACAGTGAGAAAGGCCGGCAAGGTCGTCATGGCCGGTGATGGCCAGGTCTCGCTCGGCCAGACCGTCATGAAGGGCAATGCGCGGAAAGTGCGCCGCATCGGCAAGGGTGGCGAAGTCATCGCCGGTTTCGCCGGCGCCACGGCGGATGCCTTCACGCTTCTCGACCGGCTTGAAAAGAAGCTCGAACAATATCCCGGCCAGCTGATGCGCGCCGCCGTCGAACTCGCCAAGGACTGGCGCACCGACAAATATCTGCGCAATCTCGAAGCCATGATGCTGGTTGCCGACAAGACGACGACGCTGGCGATCACCGGTAACGGAGATGTTCTCGAGCCCGAACATGGCGCGATCGCCATCGGCTCCGGTGGCAACTACGCTTTCGCCGCCGCCCGCGCCATGATGGACAGTGACAAGTCGGCCGAGGAGGTCGCCCGCCAGGCACTCGATATCGCCGCCGATATCTGCGTTTATACCAACCACAATCTCATCGTCGAAACGCTCGACGCCGAGTAA